One genomic window of Calonectris borealis chromosome 27, bCalBor7.hap1.2, whole genome shotgun sequence includes the following:
- the PPP2R2A gene encoding serine/threonine-protein phosphatase 2A 55 kDa regulatory subunit B alpha isoform isoform X1, producing the protein MAGAGGGNDIQWCFSQVKGAVDDDVAEADIISTVEFNHSGELLATGDKGGRVVIFQQEQENKTQSHSRGEYNVYSTFQSHEPEFDYLKSLEIEEKINKIRWLPQKNAAQFLLSTNDKTIKLWKISERDKRPEGYNLKEEDGRYRDPTTVTTLRVPVFRPMDLMVEASPRRIFANAHTYHINSISINSDYETYLSADDLRINLWHLEITDRSFNIVDIKPANMEELTEVITAAEFHPNSCNTFVYSSSKGTIRLCDMRASALCDRHSKLFEEPEDPSNRSFFSEIISSISDVKFSHSGRYMMTRDYLSVKIWDLNMENRPVETYQVHEYLRSKLCSLYENDCIFDKFECCWNGSDSIVMTGSYNNFFRMFDRNTKRDITLEASRENNKPRTVLKPRKVCASGKRKKDEISVDSLDFNKKILHTAWHPKENIIAVATTNNLYIFQDKMN; encoded by the exons CGGATATAATTTCTACAGTAGAATTTAACCATTCTGGAGAGTTGTTAGCAACAGGAGACAAAGGAGGTAGAGTTGTCATCTTTCAACAGGAGCAGGAG AACAAAACCCAGTCTCACAGTAGGGGAGAATACAATGTTTACAGTACCTTTCAAAGCCATGAACCAGAGTTTGACTACTTGAAAAGTTTAGAAATTGAAGAGAAGATCAACAAAATTAGGTGGTTACCCCAGAAAAATGCTGCTCAGTTTTTATTGTCTACAAACG ATAAAACAATAAAGTTATGGAAAATCAGTGAAAGGGACAAAAGACCAGAGGGTTATAATTTAAAGGAAGAAGATGGACGGTATAGGGATCCTACGACAGTTACAACACTACGG GTGCCAGTATTCAGGCCCATGGACCTCATGGTTGAAGCTAGTCCACGAAGAATATTTGCCAATGCTCACACGTATCACATCAATTCCATCTCCATTAATAGCGATTATGAAACGTACTTATCTGCAGATGACTTGCGGATTAACCTGTGGCACCTAGAAATTACAGACAGAAGTTTTA ATATTGTAGATATTAAGCCTGCCAACATGGAAGAGCTCACAGAGGTGATAACAGCTGCAGAGTTCCACCCAAACAGCTGTAATACATTTGTATACAGCAGCAGTAAAGGAACGATTCGTCTCTGTGATATGAGAGCATCAGCACTCTGTGACAGACATTCAAAAT tGTTTGAAGAACCAGAAGATCCTAGCAACAgatcatttttctctgaaatcatcTCTTCCATATCTGATGTCAAATTTAGCCATAGTGGTCGATATATGATGACTAGAGATTACCTGTCAGTGAAGATCTGGGatttaaatatggaaaatagACCTGTGGAAACATACCAG GTGCACGAATACCTCAGAAGTAAACTTTGTTCACTGTATGAGAATGATTGCATTTTTGACAAATTTGAATGCTGTTGGAATGGATCGGACAG CATTGTCATGACGGGATCTTACAACAACTTCTTCAGAATGTTTGACAGAAACACAAAGCGAGACATCACCTTAGAGGCATCCCGGGAAAACAATAAACCCCGTACCGTTTTGAAGCCACGTAAAGTATGCGCAAGTGGTAAGCGAAAGAAGGATGAAATTAGTGTTGACAGCCTAGACTTCAACAAGAAGATTTTACACACAGCCTGGCATCCTAAGGAAAACATCATTGCTGTAGCTACTACAAACAACTTGTATATATTTCAAGACAAAATGAATTAG
- the PPP2R2A gene encoding serine/threonine-protein phosphatase 2A 55 kDa regulatory subunit B alpha isoform isoform X2: MAGAGGGNDIQWCFSQVKGAVDDDVAEADIISTVEFNHSGELLATGDKGGRVVIFQQEQENKTQSHSRGEYNVYSTFQSHEPEFDYLKSLEIEEKINKIRWLPQKNAAQFLLSTNDKTIKLWKISERDKRPEGYNLKEEDGRYRDPTTVTTLRVPVFRPMDLMVEASPRRIFANAHTYHINSISINSDYETYLSADDLRINLWHLEITDRSFNIVDIKPANMEELTEVITAAEFHPNSCNTFVYSSSKGTIRLCDMRASALCDRHSKLFEEPEDPSNRSFFSEIISSISDVKFSHSGRYMMTRDYLSVKIWDLNMENRPVETYQIAMSRQSINEICGFHTRAKGSCYLQADCRTQNPVWV, encoded by the exons CGGATATAATTTCTACAGTAGAATTTAACCATTCTGGAGAGTTGTTAGCAACAGGAGACAAAGGAGGTAGAGTTGTCATCTTTCAACAGGAGCAGGAG AACAAAACCCAGTCTCACAGTAGGGGAGAATACAATGTTTACAGTACCTTTCAAAGCCATGAACCAGAGTTTGACTACTTGAAAAGTTTAGAAATTGAAGAGAAGATCAACAAAATTAGGTGGTTACCCCAGAAAAATGCTGCTCAGTTTTTATTGTCTACAAACG ATAAAACAATAAAGTTATGGAAAATCAGTGAAAGGGACAAAAGACCAGAGGGTTATAATTTAAAGGAAGAAGATGGACGGTATAGGGATCCTACGACAGTTACAACACTACGG GTGCCAGTATTCAGGCCCATGGACCTCATGGTTGAAGCTAGTCCACGAAGAATATTTGCCAATGCTCACACGTATCACATCAATTCCATCTCCATTAATAGCGATTATGAAACGTACTTATCTGCAGATGACTTGCGGATTAACCTGTGGCACCTAGAAATTACAGACAGAAGTTTTA ATATTGTAGATATTAAGCCTGCCAACATGGAAGAGCTCACAGAGGTGATAACAGCTGCAGAGTTCCACCCAAACAGCTGTAATACATTTGTATACAGCAGCAGTAAAGGAACGATTCGTCTCTGTGATATGAGAGCATCAGCACTCTGTGACAGACATTCAAAAT tGTTTGAAGAACCAGAAGATCCTAGCAACAgatcatttttctctgaaatcatcTCTTCCATATCTGATGTCAAATTTAGCCATAGTGGTCGATATATGATGACTAGAGATTACCTGTCAGTGAAGATCTGGGatttaaatatggaaaatagACCTGTGGAAACATACCAG ATCGCCATGTCCAGGCAAAGCATCAATGAGATTTGTGGGTTCCACACACGTGCTAAAGGATCTTGCTATTTGCAGGCTGATTGCAGAACCCAAAACCCTGTTTGGGTATGA